The DNA sequence TGTTCGACACGCGGATGAGCCCCCAGCCCGAATCCGTGGAGAACCGCACACCGTCTACGTCCACGATATCGTAGTGGGAGGGGATCCGCTTCACGACTGCGGGCACGATGCTGGACTTCGCCGCTTCGTCGCAGTGGAGCCGCAGCTCCGGCGTTCCAGGGTAGTCCGGCAGGCTGTCGGCGATGTCATTCAGCGAGACGCCGCCGTTGGCGATGACCTCGACCATGCGCGCGCCGGCGTACATGCCGTCGTCGTAGCCGTAGTAGCGGTCGGCGAGGTACATGTGCCCGCTCATTTCCCCTGCGAGGACGGACTTCGTCTCCCTCATCTTCGCTTGCAGCAGGGGGTAGCCGGTCTTCCACATGACCGGCGTCCCGCCGACAGCTCGGATCCGTTCGACCAACGTCATCGAGCACTTGACGTCGAACACGACGGGCCCCGGGTTGGACCCGATGATCGAGTCGACGAAGATGGAGAGCATCTTGTCTCCCCACAGGAGCCTGCCGTCCGGCGTCATTGCCGCAACGCGGTCCCCGTCGCCGTCGATGCCCAAGCCGATGTCCGCGTTCGTCTGACGCACCGCCTCGCGCAGGGCGACCATGTTGGCAGGAACTGTGGGGTCGGGAATGTGGTTCGGGAACCGCCCGTCAGGTTCCGTGAAAAGCGGCACGACCTCGCAGCCCAGCGCTTCGAACATCTGAACGGCGATGGGACCCGTTGCGCCGTTGCCGGAGTCGATGGCGACCTTCAAGGAACGGTGCAGCGAGAAAGCCGCCTTCATGTAGTCGATATAGTCTGGCGCTACGTCCCGCGTCTGCATCGCGCCCTTGCCCGAAGTGAAGTCGTTGCCGACGACCATCTTGCGCATCTCTTGAATGTCGTCGCCGAAGAGCGCGCGTTCGTTCGTACGCGAC is a window from the Candidatus Poribacteria bacterium genome containing:
- a CDS encoding phosphomannomutase/phosphoglucomutase; protein product: MTGSVDARRLPAYHRLDDPTAREEGLPMAIPDTIWRQYDIRGIYPTEVNVDAARQVGRAFGTTIRRLRGKRVCVAGDARVSSPELRPATIEGILSTGCDVDDLGMAPTPVMYFAVAHFGYDGGLIVSASHNPPQYNGFKSRTNERALFGDDIQEMRKMVVGNDFTSGKGAMQTRDVAPDYIDYMKAAFSLHRSLKVAIDSGNGATGPIAVQMFEALGCEVVPLFTEPDGRFPNHIPDPTVPANMVALREAVRQTNADIGLGIDGDGDRVAAMTPDGRLLWGDKMLSIFVDSIIGSNPGPVVFDVKCSMTLVERIRAVGGTPVMWKTGYPLLQAKMRETKSVLAGEMSGHMYLADRYYGYDDGMYAGARMVEVIANGGVSLNDIADSLPDYPGTPELRLHCDEAAKSSIVPAVVKRIPSHYDIVDVDGVRFSTDSGWGLIRVSNTEPAVVARFEAKTKAELATIMEDALRILDGLPIDIEPVREIAARL